The nucleotide sequence CCCGTTTGAGAGATTAAAGATGGAGATGAAACTTGTACTGACAGGCAATTACCACAGACGGCTTTCCGTACGCAACAGCGATGACTTCTATGTCAGGTCGTTTGTTTTAGAAGTGAACAAGATGCTTGACGAGTTTGAAAAGAAGTCTTTTGACAAGGAAGGATTCCGTAAAAATATTGATGCTGAATTGCTGCATGTTATGGCTCTTATTGAGAAGGAGCATGTTTCAAAGGATAAACTGAGAGAAGCCCTTCTTTCATTCCATGAAAAAATGGAAGCATTGTTAAAGAAGAAGTAGCAAGGGATAACCCCTTGTCTAATATACCAGCCTCATCGCATCAGGCACAATCTCAATTCTTGCCGGTGTCATGCCGAAATAATCTCCGTCTATCTGTATGTGGGCATTGCCAGTTATTTCCATATTTTTTATCTGCAGGTATGTTATATCCTTAAATTTCAGATGTCTTTTTGTAATTATCCCTGAGACATATCTGAAAATATTCAGCCGGTTTTTACCGTGCATAATGAAGGCATAAAAATCGGCGTTCTTTATATCTGCATCAGGCGCAATCCTGAAATTGCCTGCGTATTTTGATGTTTTACAGATTATCGCAGAGTATCCTTCGCAGGATTTGCCGTCCATGGTGAAGGTCAATTTATCAGGCGCCCATCTCATCAGCGTCTTTAAACCGCTCAGAATATATGCTCCTTTTCCTGAGTATTTTTTAAGCCCCTTCTTTATTCCATAAACTGTTTCGCCGTCATAGCCGATTCCAGCCATCAGTAAAAAGTGACGGGTGACGCCTGCCCCGCTTCGCGGAGCGAGGCCGGGGGGTGAGGGGGGATTACTAGTTATTTTCCCAAGGCAGATAGTATGTATTTTGCCATTCAGGGCAATATCAACAGCCTTCTCTACATCTTCGGGTATGTTGAGTTCTTTAGCAAGGACATTTGTTGTTCCGAGAGGGAGTATCGCCATTGGTATGTTGGTGCAGGCAATGCCGTTAATCACCTCATTGTACGTTCCATCACCGCCTGCGGCGATGATTAAGAGTTTAGAGTTTAGAGTTATGAGTTCTAAGTTTTTATCATTTCTTAACTCTGAACTCTTAACTCTAAACTCAGAACTAATTTGTCTTGCAAATGACTCAGCATCGCCTCTTTTTCCGGTCAGCAGCATCTCAACATTGTGTCCCTTGTTTTTAATAATTGCTGTTGCTTCATTGATTTTCCTCAGAGCATTCCTGCCTGCTGCGGGATTGCCTATAAGGAATATAGTTTGTTTCATCTGTATTTGCGAGATTTTTTTGTTTCCCCCTCTGTTTTTTATTGATTATATAATGATAGCAGGTTTTCTTTCCAAATAAGAGATTAAGCCGGCAATATCAGCAGTTTCCCTGATAAAGAATACCCTGCCTCCGTGCATTTCCTTCACTCTCTTGATATTCGGTATCCTCAGATAACCGAATTCCTTTGATGCGATGTAACCGGTAGTATAATCAGGATCATCTGAGATGCAGGCCTCTGCGATAACATCACGGCATGATGCTGCCTTTGATGCAAGAACTAAAGCCTCTTTCACCCGCCTGAGGCGGGTTGTATTTATCTTTGCTCTTGACAGTTTTTCTGATAGATTTTTTTCAGTTGATTTCTCAATCCCCATTCTTGAGACTCTTACGCCTCTTTCCTTGTCGGGTTCAACGCGTGCTCCTGATTTCAGGAGTATCAGCGATGCGCCCCGCATTGTCTTTTTTGAATTCAGAACAACAAATCCATTGTCAATGGCTTTTTTCGAAATGCCAAGAGATTGCAATTTCTGTGTTATGATTTCCC is from Nitrospirota bacterium and encodes:
- a CDS encoding 6-carboxyhexanoate--CoA ligase; translation: MFSIRMRAAKSDIHISGAEGICQKSEISKVCGEYIKRALTHSRGKPDEIVITIEKIRQKPKTIPLLPVATFKCNSPEKAREIITQKLQSLGISKKAIDNGFVVLNSKKTMRGASLILLKSGARVEPDKERGVRVSRMGIEKSTEKNLSEKLSRAKINTTRLRRVKEALVLASKAASCRDVIAEACISDDPDYTTGYIASKEFGYLRIPNIKRVKEMHGGRVFFIRETADIAGLISYLERKPAIII
- a CDS encoding diacylglycerol kinase family lipid kinase, coding for MKQTIFLIGNPAAGRNALRKINEATAIIKNKGHNVEMLLTGKRGDAESFARQISSEFRVKSSELRNDKNLELITLNSKLLIIAAGGDGTYNEVINGIACTNIPMAILPLGTTNVLAKELNIPEDVEKAVDIALNGKIHTICLGKITSNPPSPPGLAPRSGAGVTRHFLLMAGIGYDGETVYGIKKGLKKYSGKGAYILSGLKTLMRWAPDKLTFTMDGKSCEGYSAIICKTSKYAGNFRIAPDADIKNADFYAFIMHGKNRLNIFRYVSGIITKRHLKFKDITYLQIKNMEITGNAHIQIDGDYFGMTPARIEIVPDAMRLVY